Below is a window of Bordetella genomosp. 9 DNA.
GGCGCTCATGGTGACGCGGAAGGCCGACAAGACCTTCTGCACCTGCGTGAAAGGCGCATCGGAGATATAGATCGCCTGCCCTTCGCGCACGGTGAACTGGCCGGCCAGCGCCACCTGTTCCGGACGCGTCAGGTCGAACTGGTAGACGATGGGCAGCGTGTCCGGCGCCCCCTGCGTGCCGGGCCTGGCGGGCGTGAACAGGAACACCGAGCGCGGGTCCGCGGTCTTGTCGTCCAGGCCCTTGGAATCGCCCAGCGCGTCCAGCACGCTGTAGTTGCGCTTGCTGATGGCGACCCGGCCCTGCGTGCCCGCCGCGCCCAGCACGGTCAGGTACTCGCGCGCGTCATGGGCGGTGATGACATCGCCCGCGCGCAGCAGGATGTCGTTGTCCTGGTTGCGATACAGGTCCGCCAGGCGCACCGATGCGATCTGCTTGCCCCGGCGCAGCGTGATCACCAGCTGCTCCGGATTGGTCTGCACCGGCGCCGCCTGCGCCAGCGCGCTGCTCAGGCGCTGCGTGGTCTGCGTGATGGGGTACATGCCGGGCTTCGTCAGGTTGCCCTGCACCGTCACCATCTGCCCGCGCGCGTCCGCCGCGCGGGTCACGCTGACGTCGGACCCCACGATCAGCTTGCTCAGGCGTGCCACGACCGCATCGTGCAGTTGCGCCAGCGTCATGCCGGCAGCCTTGAAGCGGCCGAGTATGGGGACATACAGATTCCCCATCCGGTCGATTTCCTGGGTGCCGAGTTCGCTTGCGCCGGCGGCGTTGGCCGCGAACACGCCCAGGCCGTCCCGTTCCCAGACCGTGACGTTGATGCCGTCGCCCGGGACGAGGACGTCGAAGGCGACGTCCTCGGCGTCGCGATAGGGAGCGGGAAAATCCATCACCTCCGGCATATTGCTTTCGCGCGCCAGGTCCCGGGTGACCGGCATGACGATGACGTCCTTGTCGTCGTGCGCCGACGTCATCTCGCTCAACATCGGGCCGGAGCGCGGCAGCTGGCATCCCGCCAGCGCAAGCACGGCAAGCAGCGCCATCGCTGGCGCCGCCCTGCCCCTGGATCGGACCACCATCACGCCTCCATCAAACGCATGGGTCCCACGGCGATACGCTCATCGTTCTGCGATATGCCCATCACCGACACGCACAGGCTCAGGAACTTGTCCAGCATCGCGTTCAGCGAAAACAGGTCGCGCGCCCGCTGCCGGCTGTGCTGCTTCAATACTTCGTTGCCGCGCATCTGGTCGACGATGGACTCGATCTTGTCGCAGGCCTCGTTCAGGTCCGGATGATCGAGATCCTCGATCAGGTGGCCCGTGACGTTTTCGACGAAGCACTCGCCAGCGCCGCCGGCGGGCGTCGAGACCACCGGCACCCCCAGCAGCTGCGCTTCGATCAGGACGTTGGGCAGGCCTTCGAACCGGGAAAGCAGCACCTTTGCGTCCATGCGCGAATACCAGTAGCCCACGTGATTGGACAGGCCGACGAACATCAGCCGGTCCACCACGCCCAGTTCGTCCGCCAGCGCGACCATATTGTCGAGCAGGCGCCCGTCGCCGACGATGAAGAACCGCGCCTGCGGTCGCCGCTTCAGGTACAGCGCGGCCAGCTTGATCCACAGCTGCGGCCGCTTGTCGGGCTCCAGCCGGAAGACGCCGCCGATGGTCTCGGTGGCGTCGGGCGTGGACGCCACGAAGGCCTCCCACTTGCGCTGGTCCTCCGGCGACGTATCGGTCGGCAGCTCGGGGACGCCGTTGTAGAGGATATGGAAGCGTTCGAGCGGTATGCCCAGCCACTTCGCATATTCCTGCGCAGCCGCCTTGCTGTTGCTGACGAAATGCACGCCGGGGATCTGCGCCAGGGCCTGGTACAGCACCGGATATTCCTCGCGGAAGCGGTCCTTGCGGATGTTGGGCGGCAGACCACGGAACACCAGGTGTATGGTGGGCACGCCAGCCAGCAGCGCCGCCAGCGCGCCGAACAGGCAGGTGCCGTCCTGCCACAGGCTGACGACGTCGAACGCGTTTTCACGCAATAGCGGCGTCAGGCGGGTCACGCCGTAGTGCACGGGCGGGGGCAGTTGTTCGAGCAGGCGGTTCAAGGCAGGATCGGTGACCGTCTGATGCGCCGTGGAAATCGCCGGCAGTCCATTGATTTCCGTGACCGGTATCTGCGCCTTGGCCAGCACGGGCAGGAAGAAATCCAGGCCCTGCTTCTTGCCGGACCCGGCGGGCTCGGTGTGCTGTTTCACCAGCACTTCGACCTTCTCCGGCCGCACCCGCATGAACGCGGGGCGGCGATCGGGGACCGTCGTGCGATCGCCGGACGCCGCCATGCGGTGCAGCTCGCCGGCCAGGCGGGTCAGTTGCCGCTCCGCGCCACCCGGGCCCAGGCTACCTGTCACCAGCGCGATCGACACCGCGTTTTCCGCCGGTTCCTCGACCACGCAGCGGTTGCGGAAATGCAGGATGGCGTGCTTCATCGACACGATCCTGATGTCCTTGCCCGCCAGGCCCTCTTCCGGTTCGAAGCGCCGGTAGAACCCGTAGTCGTTCGCTAGGGCGGTGGCGAGCTCGGCCGCCTTGCTGCCGGGCGCCAGCTGATCGGCCACCGGCCTTATCGTGTCGTAGGCATCCGCCAGCAGGCCGCGCTTGCGCAGGCGCTTGGCGAATTCGACGCGCACGTTACGGTCGCCGTGCCGCGCGATCAGGCGCCGGAACAGCGCATCCGACTGCTCGTAGGCCCGGATGTCGTTCAGTAGCTTGGCCCTGGCGAACAACTTGTCCGGATTCCGGGCGGTCGCCGGAAAGTAGCGGTTGACCAGTTCCAGGGCCTCATCGACATGACGGTCCTTGACCAGGCGGGACGCGCTGTAGCGCACGACCTGCGGGTCCTGCGGGCAATCGCGCAGCAGCGCGGTCCACTGCTCCGCCATGCCCTCGTTCAGGCCCGCCGCTTCCTTCAGCCGCAGGACCAGGTAGCGGACCTTGGGGTCCGCCATGTGTCCGGCGGCCAGCGCTTCGGCGCGCGCCAGATTGGCCTGCGCCAGCTGCACCCGTCCCGACGCGGCCACGATCTCCTCCAACTGGGCCTGGACCCGGTGGAGTTCGGCGGCGCTGTCGGTACTGTCCTTCTGCTCGGCTTCCGCTGGATGGTTCATGCT
It encodes the following:
- a CDS encoding glycosyltransferase — translated: MNHPAEAEQKDSTDSAAELHRVQAQLEEIVAASGRVQLAQANLARAEALAAGHMADPKVRYLVLRLKEAAGLNEGMAEQWTALLRDCPQDPQVVRYSASRLVKDRHVDEALELVNRYFPATARNPDKLFARAKLLNDIRAYEQSDALFRRLIARHGDRNVRVEFAKRLRKRGLLADAYDTIRPVADQLAPGSKAAELATALANDYGFYRRFEPEEGLAGKDIRIVSMKHAILHFRNRCVVEEPAENAVSIALVTGSLGPGGAERQLTRLAGELHRMAASGDRTTVPDRRPAFMRVRPEKVEVLVKQHTEPAGSGKKQGLDFFLPVLAKAQIPVTEINGLPAISTAHQTVTDPALNRLLEQLPPPVHYGVTRLTPLLRENAFDVVSLWQDGTCLFGALAALLAGVPTIHLVFRGLPPNIRKDRFREEYPVLYQALAQIPGVHFVSNSKAAAQEYAKWLGIPLERFHILYNGVPELPTDTSPEDQRKWEAFVASTPDATETIGGVFRLEPDKRPQLWIKLAALYLKRRPQARFFIVGDGRLLDNMVALADELGVVDRLMFVGLSNHVGYWYSRMDAKVLLSRFEGLPNVLIEAQLLGVPVVSTPAGGAGECFVENVTGHLIEDLDHPDLNEACDKIESIVDQMRGNEVLKQHSRQRARDLFSLNAMLDKFLSLCVSVMGISQNDERIAVGPMRLMEA
- a CDS encoding polysaccharide biosynthesis/export family protein, yielding MALLAVLALAGCQLPRSGPMLSEMTSAHDDKDVIVMPVTRDLARESNMPEVMDFPAPYRDAEDVAFDVLVPGDGINVTVWERDGLGVFAANAAGASELGTQEIDRMGNLYVPILGRFKAAGMTLAQLHDAVVARLSKLIVGSDVSVTRAADARGQMVTVQGNLTKPGMYPITQTTQRLSSALAQAAPVQTNPEQLVITLRRGKQIASVRLADLYRNQDNDILLRAGDVITAHDAREYLTVLGAAGTQGRVAISKRNYSVLDALGDSKGLDDKTADPRSVFLFTPARPGTQGAPDTLPIVYQFDLTRPEQVALAGQFTVREGQAIYISDAPFTQVQKVLSAFRVTMSAGFSATRAIDSDSGSSNTVNQ